One Anguilla rostrata isolate EN2019 chromosome 15, ASM1855537v3, whole genome shotgun sequence genomic window, GGGGGACGTCACGGAGAAGTTTCAGGCCGCCATGGTGCTGGGCGCCGTGGGCGACGCGCTGGGATACCGCAAAGGTCGCTGGGAGGGCTGCACTTCGGGCAGGAAAATTCAGGAGGAGCTGGCCTCGTTGGGCGGGCTGGGGGCCCTCAGGCTGGACCCTGAAAACTGGCCGCTGAGCGACGGAATGCTAATGCACATGACCACCGCCGAGGCGCTCGTCACAGGTGAGGAGACGTCCGCACAGGTGAGCTGAAGTCTGGACACCAAGATACTCCTGAAACTGGTGCCCATCTGGACAGCAGACTCCTTAAAACATCTGTTAGCGTAGCTTCCTTTTCAGGGTTTTATTAAGGTGAgccatttatttccctttttaaacGCTGTATTGTTTTTATGCCTGACATCTAGAAACTTCTCTTACGCCCCATGAGTGGATAGCTCTTGAGAGCCAAAATTCCAAATATTTCACTGGTAAACAGCTGATGCAATCCCATCCTCACCGGTCAGCAATGTAAGTCCGACATGGAATGAAGATCACAACCACACGGTGACAGCGAAAGCAGAATGATCGATTCTCTACCACACCTATCCCTGTCCACAATATCCGCACTTACTGCTCAGCGACAGCGCACTGAAACCAGGAATTCTGTACCTCCTAATGACACTGAAACCAGGAATTTTGCATCTTCTCACACACTGAGACCAGGAGCGCTGCATCTCTTTCGGGGCACACTGGCACCCGTACGGAATTGGCCGAACTTGAAGTGGGGAAAACCCACACTGGCCTGCGCGGCCATCCCCTTTCATCTGCGCGGTTTGATCTTCCTTACAGCCGTAAATACACACAGCGAATGCCGTAGCGGCCTTGCGCTAATCTTCAACACTACCGTTAGACGTACGGAGATGATGGCATCGCCGCCTCATATCACTTTTTGgtgcacaaacaaacaggtcTAAAATAGCGTGCTCTTAAAACGCAGAGCCACAGCCGCGGGTAACAGAAGGAATGGTTCTGACAGGCAGGATAGGTCCAAAATGCCTGCATGCCGAAACTTTACCCCTGAACATGCCCAGAGCCAACCGCCTTCCTAAAGGGGGGAATGATAACCCCGGGATTAGGACTCTGCTTATTCACATTCCTCACAGGCTTCTACTGGAAACTAGCAATGAATCACCTGCTCATAACAAGAGAGACCATCGTCTATCCTTAAATCATTGgttcttaaactttttaatattGGGACCCAAATTAGAAGTTTAGTACCTTTCAGGGACCTATAAAATACACATACTATCATAGCCTAATGGACTACAAACTCTTTCTGGGACCCACCTCATACACTCCCACAACCTATTTTGGCTCCTGACCCATAGTTTAAGAAACACCGTTTTACACCAATGGTCCAGGAGGTGTACacattcatattgttttattttatactatAGTCTGAAAGTCATCCCAGGTTTAGGTTTGTGTGTATAAAACACTGCACTAAAAAACTATTTCGTGGTGCACTACCTGTGCTGTTGTGAAGAATATTTTCATCCTCACATCTGGGGAATTCTTCCCAGAATAGACAATCGGAGATCCTTCACCAGTCTTTGTATTTGGTTTCTGTCTTAAATATAAGCTCACTGCAGGCACTGGAAGAATTTATTAGACATCTGTCCCACCCATAACCGTCCACACTGACATGCCCCCTGACCACTCATACCTAATTCCTCCTGTTACTGAATTACAGCTGTGAATCCGAGCCAGACAGGGTCACTTCAATAGTCCCTGCAGGACCTGCTAAtgctctgtctgcctgccagGGCACTGCTGGCTCCAGCTAAACTTAGCCTTGAGTGTTACTGCTCATCTGGGGAATGAGAAACATCCTGGGAAAAGTGCCGATTGatactgcactgtgtgtgtgcgcatgtgtgtgtgtgtgtgtgtgtgcgcatgtgtgcgtctgagtGCCTTCTatcgcgcgtgtgcgtgtgtgtctgaattCCTTCTACCgtacgtgtgtgtactgtgtatgtgtttgaatgCCTTCTCcatgtatttgtgagtgcgtgtgtgtgtgtatacatgtgtgtgtatgtgtgtgcgtgtctgaatGCCTtctactgtgcatgtgtgtgtgtgtgtgtgtgtatgcctggtGGAATGTACACCGAAACTCCTATGCCTGTTCTTTATAGTCAGTAtataaacatcattttaaaatggacgCTCCTGGATCTGACCATATGGAGTAAATATTGTAATAATGCAACCTTCAGTACATTGATTTATGCTTTAGCCTTTGAAGAGATAGCCCAGTTCTATCCCTTCCCTCTATTTGCTGCAGGGGGTCATGGAAATGAAAGTTGTGGGTGTTATTGGGGATGTGAGATGGTAGAAGAAGTAGAATCTCTGTAGCTGAAGTTATTTCATATGACAAGCAAATGTGGTGAATGTCTGCTTGACAcctgttgtttttctcctctAGATTTCTGGTGCCTAGAGGACCTGTACAGGGAAATGGTACGGCTGTACGTGGAGGCCATGACATCACTGCAAGGTCGCCCGCCAGACCCAAGCACCGTGGAAGGCTTCACAGACCTGAAACCGGACAACTTCCTGCTTGCGTGGCACACACCCTTCAACGAGAAAGGTCAGAgcaatgtgtgtaatgtaagtGTTTGTGTTAGTGCAGGGTCTCTATGTATTTGAGTAGTCTGAAATTCAGGCATGGTCTGTGTGCATTCAAGTAGTCTGTAGATTCAgggtatgtgtgcatttgagtAGTCTGTAGACTcagggtctgtgtgtattttagtaGTCTATAAATTcagggtctgtgtgtatttgagtagTCCGTTGTttcagggtctgtgtgtgtttgagtaatCTGTAGACTCAGGGTCTGTGCATAACTGAGTAGTCTGTAGACTcagggtctgtgtgtatttgagtagTCTGTAGACTCAGGGTCTGTGTATATTTGAGTAGTCTGTAGACTcagggtctgtgtgtatttgagtagTCTGTAGACTcagggtctgtgtgtatttgagtagTCTGTAGACTcagggtctgtgtgtatttgagtagTCTGTAGGGTCTCAGGGTCAGTAGTTTCTGTCTCCAGGCTCTGGATCTGGAGCAGCCACCAAGGccatgtgtgtgggcatgcggTACTGGCAGCCGGAGAAGCTGGACAACCTGGTGGAAGTGAGCATTGAGACGGGCCGCATGACTCACAACCACCCGATAGGTACGACGCACACCTGTCATAACGCAGCTGCTCCCCTCCCGTCAAACCCATTCCTCTCTAAACACACCCCTTCCCTAATAATACACCTGTCCCTTTCATCTCAAACTCTGTCTTTTCCTTGACAcacttcccacccccccacccccacatcaaACCCATTCTGCTAAAAGCACATCTGTTAGTCTTATGGCACACCTGTCCCACAGGCAACCCACCTGCTGCCCGCCCCTCAGGACACGCCCCACGTTGCGCGGTTGTCATGGTAACCCCCATGTGcgtctgtcctgcaggtttctTGGGGTCGCTGTGCACGGCACTGTTCGCCTCCTACGCAGTACAGGGCAAGCCGTTGGTGCGCTGGGGTCGTGACCTCATGAAGGTCATTCCAAAAGCCGAGGACTACTGCAGGAAGACAATCCGACACATGGCAGGTGGGTCTGGAAGCCAGAGTCATTgtaacagaatgtgtgtgtgtgtgtgtgtgtgtgtgcgtgcatgcacgtgtgcatgtatgcgtgctGTGTGTAACCGAAATTTGCGTGCATCTCTACAATCTAGAGTACCAGGAGAAGTGGTTTTACTTTGAGGCGAAGTGGCAGATCTACCTGGAGGAGCGAGGCA contains:
- the LOC135240993 gene encoding inactive ADP-ribosyltransferase arh2-like; this translates as MPGDVTEKFQAAMVLGAVGDALGYRKGRWEGCTSGRKIQEELASLGGLGALRLDPENWPLSDGMLMHMTTAEALVTDFWCLEDLYREMVRLYVEAMTSLQGRPPDPSTVEGFTDLKPDNFLLAWHTPFNEKGSGSGAATKAMCVGMRYWQPEKLDNLVEVSIETGRMTHNHPIGFLGSLCTALFASYAVQGKPLVRWGRDLMKVIPKAEDYCRKTIRHMAEYQEKWFYFEAKWQIYLEERGIESEEQNKAEFPDRYDAEENDKMYKCWSSEGLSGRRGHDAPMIAYDALLASGADWTELCRRAMFHGGESSATGLIAGCLYGLLYGLDQVPAGLYQNLEKRERLEELGRELHRAAAPEK